Within the Vigna angularis cultivar LongXiaoDou No.4 chromosome 10, ASM1680809v1, whole genome shotgun sequence genome, the region ATACCAAAGACCAAAGCTATGTTTGTAAATGATAGAAGGAACTAAAACTAATAGAAGAACAGGAATGGCTAACAAGATAACTAGAGTGTAAAAGAGAGatgaaaaacttaaatttgaaaaaatctCTACATTATTTGGAACAACTTCAACTGTCATCaaattcttatatataaaatttgacaaCTAGAACAATACAAGGTATCAATTAAATCCCATAGCAATTTCATTTGGATTAATAATAGTCGAGTCTTCAACCAATAAGTCAACTGGGGGACGGGGGATTTTGCAGTTAAAATGGAAATGAGTGTTCGGATTACCATATCAGGGTTCCAATCATTCATTTCCACTATCCAATGTACAAAATAGAGAAGTTAACACCGCTggattgaaagaaaaaacacgGGTTACGATCATGTGAACTGTAACACTATAATAGTCACCTTATTTTCAACTTACTCCTATACCAAGTAATAATAACCTTTCCTTGCTTTTAATAACTCTTCACCATCATTCCTATCAATCCTAGACTGTCTTTGATATCATTTGAAAAAGGTTGTCTATATCCCTCCTTCTAATAACGTACTTTCTACTTCTATTCAGAACGTGTAATTGACACTTCACATTGATCTtgttacacaaaaaaaaaacctttgcAGTTTTAATCAACCACCCACCTATCTACACAGCTCGTCACAATGGACGAAAGCTAAGCTGAATTGCTCTGCTTATGACAGCATTTATTTTATTGCCTACTAAAGAACACGAAAGAATGAGATGGTAATTGGAACTTATcgcacaaataaaaaatgttcaCAGTCTGAGCAACTGAGAGGAGAAAACCTACATATTCGTGAACTCCTTCTGCAGTAAGCTACCATCCATTGTAAGAACCTGATCTGCAAACGAATAAAAGCTTCTTCGACCTAGGTAAACTCCAGAGTAAACACCAGCTACTGCAAAAGGATAAGACAACTTACAAGACTAACGTATGAAGGCCTTAGTAAAACTgtagaaataaaaatacaataagtGGTTTCTCTTACCAAATGAAACGTAGACTCGAATTGGTGTACTGAAATTCATAGTTACTGCAATAAAGGTATAATGCTTATGGTCATACTAACCCCAATGAGAGTCTGCTCTGTcagtataattaaaatatgaaggTCTCTTTCTGGTTATGCAACTCTAAAACAAGAAGACAATGAGTAGTTTCTCTTACTGCCTGGAAGGTTGACTTGAAATATTTTTGCTTTACTGAGATTCCGAGTTGCTGCAATAAAGGTATAATCTTATGGTCATACTAACCCCAAATGATAATCTGCTGAGACTATggaagaataataaaatatacagGAATCTTCCTGATTAGAATAAGAAGTAACACACTGACCCTCTCTCTCTCCATCATGATGTTAAGGTAATAGCTAAAAGAGAAAGAACAGCGctttttgtatttatttcttaGCTTCGTTATTCTTACAATCACTGCCACTGCTTGGATTAGTCACCAGTCCGATTACTTTTAACACATTAAACATACAATGACCCAAAGccaaaaatttcatatattaaagCAATATTCActaaatcattataaattagCACCACAATAATTAAGATACTAAAATCACAAACCAATACACGCAGCTGTACACCCATCAAGTGCACAAGCAGTAAAATCCTTCACACATTCCCTGTGGAGCGAGTTAAGAATATTATTTTCCGCAGGTGTCAAATTTTCctacaaaagaaaaagacataTATTTAGTGATAAAGCCTATAGCACGGGCGTCTGTCAAGTCCATCATCAACGAACTTTCACAATGTGTGCACGAAAACCTTTTCAATGAAATTTGAAGCCACAGAATCATGTTCTTTTATGATGATAACCAATTAAAAGAAGCTgattttaactaaatttgttCCAAATATAAAAGCATTTATCTGGAAGTCCAAATTGCAAACCCCAATTAAAATTAAGTGACGAAAACATTGAATCTGTGCTCTCAGACGCCAGAATCAAGAAAAGTAGAGAGTGTAACAGTAAAACTCGGAATTAACCTGATCCGGGATATGCATTGACTCTGATTTGTTAAAAATGAATCGAAGGAGAAAGGAAATTGACATTGAAACAAAATAGGGAGGGAAATTAAAAGCCCTAGCTGTAGAGAAACAGGGAGAAAGGAAGGGAAGAACCTTCTTGAACTCGAGAACTTTTTTAAGATCGAGCCATGCGTTAATCAAACTCATTACGTCACCTTCTCTTCTTGCTTCCTCTCTGTATCAGTTTCCCAGTATCAGTTTCTCCTTCTTGTTAGGAATTCTGATAAACAATAAAGAAGCATGGCCATGAGCATTGGCGTGAGCATGAGCACGAGCATTTGCAGCACGAGGATGATTGGTATAGAGAAGGGAGTGTTGGAATCATGCAAGACGCTAAGACATGTGAAGCAAGTGCATGCTCAGATCCTCCGTTCAAAGGTGGACCACTCTAATTCTCTGCTTCTCGAACTCCTTCTTTGTTGTTGCacccttccttcttcttcttcttcttctccttcagcCCTTCACTAtgctctttctcttttcacccAAATTCCAAATCCACACACTCGTTTCTCCAACCAACTCTTCCGTCGGTTCTCTCGTGGCCCCACACCGGAGGGGACCCTCCTCCTCTATCGCCTCGTCCGGAGAAACGGTACCCTTCTGGACAGGTTCAGCTTTCCCCCTCTGTTGAAGGCCGTTTCCAAACTTTCTGCCTTGAATCTGGGTTTGGAGGTTCACGGCCTGGTTTCCAAGTTAGGCTTCCATGACGACCCTTTTATTCAAACCACCTTGATTGCCATGTACGCGGCATGTGGACGTATTATGGATGCCCGTTTGGTGTTTGACAAAATGTCTCACAGGGATGTCGTTACCTGGAATATTATGATTGATGGGTACTCCCAGAGTGGTCATTATGACCATGTTTTAAGGCTCTACGAAGAAATGAAGATTTCTGGTATGGAGCTTGATTCTATTATCCTTTGTACCGTGCTTTCTGCTTGTGGTCATGCGAGAAATTTAAGCTATGGCAAAGCAATTCATGAGTTCATTAAGGATAATGGTTTTCGTGTTGACTCACATCTACAGACTGCTCTTGTTAATATGTATGCGAGTTGTGGTGCTATGTATCTGGCTAGGGAAGTCTATGATCAACTTCCCTCAAAACATTTGGTTGTTTCTACTGCTATGCTTTCCGGGTATGCGAAGATTGGATTGGTGAAAGATGCGCGCTTCATATTTGACCAAATAGTTGAGAAGGACTTGGTGTGTTGGAGTGCCATGATATCTGGTTATGCTGAAAGTGATCAGCCTCAAGAGGCTCTTGAATTGTTTGATGAGATGCAGCGACGGAGAATAGTGCCTGATCAGATCACGATGCTGAGTGTCATTTCTGCTTGTGCTCATGTTGGTGCACTTGTTAAAGCCAGATGGGTTCATTCATATGCAGATAAAAATGGTTTTGGAAGGGCTCTTCCCATCAACAATGCCCTGGTTGATATGTATGCTAAATGTGGCAACTTGGTCAGAGCAAGAGAGGTATTTGAGAATATGCCAAGAAAAAATGTGATATCTTGGTCCAGCATGATCAATGCTTTCGCCATTCATGGGGATGCTGATAGTGCCATAGCTCTTTTCCATAGGATGAAAGTACAAAATATTGAGCCCAATGCGGTTACGTTTATAGGTATACTTTATGCATGCAGTCATGCAGGCTTGGTTGAGGAGGGCGAGAAATTATTTTCCTCCATGATCAATGACCACAACATTTCTCCCCAACGTGAACATTATGGTTGCATGGTGGACCTATATTGCAGAGCCAAACTCTTGAGAAAAGCATTGGAGCTTACTGAGACTATGCCTTTTCCGCCAAATGTTATCATCTGGGGATCCCTAATGTCTGCTTGTCAAAATCACGGTGAGCTTGAATTAGGGGAATTTGCTGCAAAACGAGTACTTGAGTTAGAGCCTGATCATGATGGGGCCCTTGTAGTTTTGTCAAATATTTATGCCCAAGAAAAAAGGTGGGATAATGTCGGACTGGTCAGGAAATTAATGAGTCATAAAGGTATCTCAAAGGAGAAGGCATGTAGTAGGATTGAACTGAATAACGAGGTGCATGTGTTTATGATGGCAGATAGATATCATAAGCAATCagatgaaatatataaaaagttagaTGAGATAGTGAGTCAACTGAAACTAGTTGGTTACACACCAAGCTCTTCGGGAATTTTGGTtgatttggaagaggaagaaaaaaaagaaatagttcTCTGGCATAGCGAAAAATTAGCACTGTGCTACGGCCTAATTGGTGAGAGAAAAGAATCATCATGCATTCGTATAATTAAAAATCTTAGAATTTGTGAGGATTGTCATTCCTTTATGAAACTGGTCTCAAAGGAGTACCGAACAGAGATTGTTATGAGAGACAGGACTAGGTTTCACCATTTTAGTGGTGGAATTTGTTCTTGTAGAGACTATTGGTGAATTATTCCAATCtgtaaattgaattaaactGGCATATCCTCATTTTGGGCCTGCCCTGTATATGCCAGGGCATGTACTTCAGCTTGGCAAGGGTTAACTACTATAAAGTTGATCatttctaattttgtttaaaattaccataaattcattttcttttggttgAATACCGCTCATTTGGCagtaaataattgaaaattttgaccACGTTACTTTACAGATACCATATCTATAGTAGTATTAGAGTGACATCAAACTCGATCCAACTTGACACACGCATAACAAGCTTACTTTCAAAATATGCATTAAGAAATTATATGGGATAAAAGGTGCTTCTAAACCTTCATTAAGCGGCTAGAATCTTCTTCCCTCAAGGTTCTACAAAATTTCCTTTACCAAACCCATTTCATATTGGAAATCTAAACAAGTTCGTATTTGACTCCGGAGgactcttttttttctattatttatgaACTTTATTttgcttaaaagaaaaatgtttaaaaaatcaATCGTGACCCTAAAGAATAGGAGAAATTGTCAATCCTGATGAATAGAGGAGATGTGTATGTTCTAAAGGAGTTTCCAATAGTAGCAGTAAGGATCAGTCGTGTTCcattaatttatcataaatacataaataattgCTTGGAAGGTCAGGTCTCAGTAGTTTATGACTTAATGGTTACGGAAAATCATTGCACTTGAAGAATTGGAATCCATGCGTGGTTGCCTAGTGGCGGCTACCATTCATCACGACACCACCAACTCCAAAATGGCACAGTAGCCTAATCATGATATTATAATTCACACAAATGTTAAAGCTAATTAAGTACCTTAATTATCACATTTCATAATCCATCTTTAGCTGCAACAAATGGATTTAGTCCTTCGCCATTTGATTTGTGTTGCTTTAATGGACCTTTCAGGATATTCTATGCCTCAACCTCAAGAAAACTATCGTCAGCCACATAACATAACGTAGTAAGATAAAAGGAAAATCGCATACTATCATTACATAAGACAAGTTGATGATGACATTCTCCATTATAGCCACAGGgcagtgaaaaaaaaatccattttttgTGCTTGAAAGTCGAGGGTTACAGAGTGAGAAGTTGACCATAGGAGCTTCTTTAATAACATAGTAATTAAACTCCCAGATAAGTTTATGGACAAGAAATGATTgctgataaaataaatagacaACAAATGATAGCGTCAAACCTCTGaacattttgtttttcagtttAATATTATGGTATGAAATCTAGTACCAGTCGCACTAAAAGATTGGTCCCATATTATTTAGTAAAACTGAGATGAGAAAGAGTGCTCAAAAACAGTACGTTGAGCTTAACATCAAATGCTTGTGGGAATTCAAAGAGTGAGTCatgttgaataaaaataaaaaagtagaatattatacaaaaatgaAAGACTTGTTAACCTAttcttttaaagttttgaataaaaattggTGTCAAATCTATTGTATGATTCAGTTCATGTCTTATCTGTTATTGTATTTCTCCAATACTCAACAAATGCCACTTGACTTGTAAAATAAGTTAGTTTCAAAGGGATTAATCTTTTAACGGGAAGCATTAAGATAGTTACATAATCTTTTTCCATCTTAAGCAGAAATCGTATGTACGGTGTGATCTAGAGGAACTTTTGGAAGAGAATGGTTTTTCTGCCGATCAGTCACATGCAGAATAAAGTTGGGATTAAACAGTTTATCTTGGAAATTAGATGTCTGCTGCCAAGAAAGGAAAATAGagcaaaaaagaaagaaagagaagaaaaagacgGATGAAGCGAAAAAGCACTCTCTGTACAACAAGACAAAATGAGAAGCATAGCCACAAAAAGCTAAGTATAAACTTTATTTGAACGAAAGGAAAGATAGTTATATGGTATTCCCTGTTCCAACTTGCAGGTTCCTCTGTTTTCATCAGTGCAATGTGAAAGTGGAGTAATCGGTGACTTGAGAAGTGGTGTTTGACCTGCCACTGTACTTGTTTGACGGTGAAGTAAAATCAGTTGACCTTCTCCTCAGCATCTGCCTCATCCCATCAGCCACTCTAACAGCAGGATTCGATTTGATCTTCCCACAGAATGACATGTGAGCTTTCACAGCTTCATCCATGGCAAAAGGCATTTTCCCTCTGTTAATCTCGTCTCTCACTGCTTCTGAGCACAACCCACATAGCCATTTCCCGTCAAACTTGGCCTTCACGTCGCGGATATATTCTGGGGTGCAATCCTCTTTGAGGCCACAGCACTCACACTTGACCGATTCCACTTCCATATCTGGCTGTAAAGACAAGTTCTTTATGAACTCTTATCTCCCTTTTAAGGAGGAGAATGAGAATCTTCGGATAATGGCAGCCACGGGTGGTTCTTTTCTTGTTTTGGTCGGATTCGAGCGCAATGATGACAGAAACAGTCTTGGTTATTTACTTTATGTTGACAAGTTGTGCGCTTTCTCAGTTGGGATTGATGGTTTTTTTGCTTCAAGAACTAGTAAGAGTGTGTTGTTCAACTAGAGCTTTTATGGTGTTTGAGATGAAAGAGAGAATGGGAATTTAAGTAGGGAAGACTGTCATAATTTCCTCCATGTTCTAAGGGACATGGCGGATgtggaaaataaaaagggagTGGTCGGAGGGGCCTTGCTTTTGACCCCACTTTGCATttaataacaattaataatGTCACACATCATCTTCTAATCAAACAAATGAATTACCTTAACTAAATACTACAACTATCTGATATCTGTCTTATTCCTTGTTAATAACTCATCTTCAGGCCTCAGAAATTAGAAATTGAGATAATCAACGGTCATTGAAAGTCCACCTCGAGTTAAGATAagatttatagtatataaataaatgtaagtcTCGTTTTATAAGTTTGTTTTATGagattgaattagacttaaagtctaGTTATTAACATAGTATCAAAATCAACTTAGAACCTATTTTAACGAgatttgtataaatatattgttttatccACTGTCAAACTATCGGTTCTCTAGTATTGAGTTAGACTTTAACACAAAATTACATGAAGGTGGGGTAATGTGCGGTTGGATTCTTTTATAGCATgtttatttatgttgttttgtcGTCGCTTTTGGTAGTTTGTCCAGTAGTTCTTCTGATGTTACGTGAATTTCATTCTCACAACTTTATGATTATCAGTTTGAGGGATTCATTTTTTGCTGTTCACAATTCTACTTTATTGAACTGACAGAGGCACCTGCTTAATTATAGATATGAGTTGTCTGAGTGCTCGTTCTTCTTTTCTGTTGACCTTTGCTTTCGGTTTAAAAGATAAGTGACTTGTATTTAGCTTCGTGATTGTCTaatcctttttcttctctcgtGTATGAACCTAGATACGACACCTATCTTATACGATAATGTAGTCATTTATTAAGACTCAGTATTTCTCTGTTTCAtgctagtttttttttcctaagaCTCTCTGCATCATAGTTTTTCTCCCCACCATTATTGAGAAATAAAGGAGAAAACTGAGAAACTCCCAAGCACATGAGGCAATAGGTAGTCTTGTTCGTCTGGTTAGcttaatgaattatatgaatttggagtgctaattgattatttttctaaGGTATTTAGTGAGTGAGGTAAGAAAGTCACAATCACTGTTAAGAAATATCTTCTAACTTTGTTGACAAGATGACCATAATTGAGATTACTTTCTgttcaaaatcttaaaacaatCTCTCCTTTAAAAATGAGTTCTTTCTACATTGTTACACTTTTTTTCAAACGTAAGCATTCCAAGACGAATTATCGACTCTGATATTACACAAGGGATTGCCATCACTTTTTATCGAAAACCTTAAAGCAATGGTACtctactttttcaattttacttaaCGTGGGATTTAGACTCACGTTTGAATTCTCGTCTGCTTTTTGTATTAGAATTCTCAGCAGCTTTTTGTATTAGAATTCTCAGCAGCTTTTTGTATTAGAATTTTCATTACTTAGCTATGAGGAATGGACTGGTTGATTTAGCTTATGAAAACGGATTTGCATCTGAGATATCACTTCTGAATGCACCAAACTTGAAAGTTAACATGGCATACCTTTTGTTTTCTCGTATTTTGAACAACTTTATATCATACTAAGCATTATTGTTATTCACTAAAtcaccataaaataaaattcaattgaCAAACGAATGTGACAGAACAATGAATGGACAAGTTGACTACAGAATGCCGAAATCTCTACTTGCAAGTGGCAATAATAGAACAAATATTGTGGATTGTTTTATCTTTTGGCGAAAACAATTAtgtcttttctaattttatttttttctctttcatgtACAGCGAAGAAACAAGATCTCTTTATGTGATTCTAGTCAAAATGGTATGTGCAATGCTGCTCAGCCAGTTAGCCTGCACATGGCAAACGTACCCTTTGCTTGGTTGTCTTGGCAAATCAAGTTTCCACTGTTTAAACGAAGGAATTTAAGCAAATGCAAAAGGTTtaacttgaaaataattttgaaaatcaacATAGAAAATCGAGGACCCCACTTCACAGTGTTGGCCATTTCTCCAATCTGTGATTAGTTCACTTTCATGGGTCTCCTTTTATGTGACGCGACACTGAGTGTATCCTAACATCATTAAATTGAAGTTAATGAATTATCAGAGGATTGTGTCATAGTGGTAGAATTTCCTGGAATTTAAGTGTAAATTGTGTGGCCTAGGTCAGGTTgctatcttcttcttcttgaacgTTGCTTTCAGCAACATTGTTGAGTTGGGTCTAATGTTGTTGATTCATTTTCACAACTAAATACATAGACACACGAGTATTCTGGATTTCTGATGTGTGTAAGATCGTAATTGGTTTTACGTTTAATTGGGAATCCAaattcaagtgtgagtctaagttccACGTTAGAtaagaaatgagaaaatagaaCAGGTGAAAGACCCATTGCTTTAAGATTTTGGATAAAGAAtggtattaattttttatatagttagTTAAGATATTATTGGTGTTTGTATAACCCACATAAAACTATATTATTGATATTTCTGTAACCTACAGAAACTGTTAAGATGAACAAGACTACTCGTAATTGTGGTTGTCATTCGCCACCAACTGAAACCTTCGCGAATTCTTTTCATGAGAAAAGAGAATGTATTCAAAGTCGAGTTGGTGCATGTTGAAAGACATGAACATATGAAAGGAAACATCGGCATGTGCAACTTTGAATCCACCCAGCCACTCCCTTCAGACTTACCCAACTTTTGGTTACATTGTCATTCAAATATCAACTGTTTgcctctttctttctttcaattccACACTCCCAACCATTTTCTTCTTAATTACTTTTCACATTTTAATAT harbors:
- the LOC108320859 gene encoding uncharacterized protein LOC108320859 produces the protein MEVESVKCECCGLKEDCTPEYIRDVKAKFDGKWLCGLCSEAVRDEINRGKMPFAMDEAVKAHMSFCGKIKSNPAVRVADGMRQMLRRRSTDFTSPSNKYSGRSNTTSQVTDYSTFTLH
- the LOC108320929 gene encoding uncharacterized protein LOC108320929 isoform X2; translated protein: MSLINAWLDLKKVLEFKKENLTPAENNILNSLHRECVKDFTACALDGCTAACIATRNLSKAKIFQVNLPGITMNFSTPIRVYVSFDQVLTMDGSLLQKEFTNI
- the LOC108320927 gene encoding pentatricopeptide repeat-containing protein At4g14820: MAMSIGVSMSTSICSTRMIGIEKGVLESCKTLRHVKQVHAQILRSKVDHSNSLLLELLLCCCTLPSSSSSSPSALHYALSLFTQIPNPHTRFSNQLFRRFSRGPTPEGTLLLYRLVRRNGTLLDRFSFPPLLKAVSKLSALNLGLEVHGLVSKLGFHDDPFIQTTLIAMYAACGRIMDARLVFDKMSHRDVVTWNIMIDGYSQSGHYDHVLRLYEEMKISGMELDSIILCTVLSACGHARNLSYGKAIHEFIKDNGFRVDSHLQTALVNMYASCGAMYLAREVYDQLPSKHLVVSTAMLSGYAKIGLVKDARFIFDQIVEKDLVCWSAMISGYAESDQPQEALELFDEMQRRRIVPDQITMLSVISACAHVGALVKARWVHSYADKNGFGRALPINNALVDMYAKCGNLVRAREVFENMPRKNVISWSSMINAFAIHGDADSAIALFHRMKVQNIEPNAVTFIGILYACSHAGLVEEGEKLFSSMINDHNISPQREHYGCMVDLYCRAKLLRKALELTETMPFPPNVIIWGSLMSACQNHGELELGEFAAKRVLELEPDHDGALVVLSNIYAQEKRWDNVGLVRKLMSHKGISKEKACSRIELNNEVHVFMMADRYHKQSDEIYKKLDEIVSQLKLVGYTPSSSGILVDLEEEEKKEIVLWHSEKLALCYGLIGERKESSCIRIIKNLRICEDCHSFMKLVSKEYRTEIVMRDRTRFHHFSGGICSCRDYW
- the LOC108320929 gene encoding uncharacterized protein LOC108320929 isoform X1, coding for MSLINAWLDLKKVLEFKKENLTPAENNILNSLHRECVKDFTACALDGCTAACIATRNLSKAKIFQVNLPGITMNFSTPIRVYVSFVAGVYSGVYLGRRSFYSFADQVLTMDGSLLQKEFTNI